ACATTGGATGATATTTTCGATCAGTTAGTGCATCTTCGTCATGAAATGGCACAAGCTTTGGGCTTCAAAAACTTTGTGGAAATGGCTTATGCACGCATGAAACGTTCAGATTACACAGCAGAAGATGTGGCACACTACCGAAAAATGATGGAGAAACACGTAGTTCCTTTGGCGACTAAACTTCGAAAACGCCAACAAAATCGCTTGGGTTTGGAGGATTTTTACCATTTCGATGAATCCTTGGAATTCAATTCTGGCAATCCTACACCAAAAGGAGATGCGGAGTGGATTGTAGCGAATGCCGAAAAAATGTATGAGGAACTTTCACCTGAAACCAATGAGTTCTTTCAGTTTATGAAAAGCAATGAATTGATGGATTTGGTGAACCGAAAGGGGAAAGCTGGAGGAGGTTACTGTACCGTCTTCAAAAAATACAAAAGCCCCTTTATTTTCTCGAACTTCAATGGTACAAGCGGCGACATTAAAGTGCTGACGCATGAGGCTGGTCATGCTTTTCAGGCTTATTCGAGCATTGACCTTATCACGCCAGAATACAATTTCCCGACTATGGAAGCAGCCGAGATTCACTCGATGAGTATGGAACTACTCACTTGGGATTGGATGCACTATTTTTTTGAAGAAGATACCGATAAGTTCAAATTTTCTCATCTAAGTCGTTCTATTACCTTCTTGCCCTATGGCGTTGCAGTAGATGAATTTCAGCATTTTGTGTACGAAAACCCCAATATAAGTCCTGAAGAACGAAACAAGGAGTGGAGACGAATCGAACAAAAATACATGCCCCACAGGGTGTACAATGGAATTGGGTATTTGGAAAGTGGGCGGTTTTGGCAGCAACAGCGACATATCTACAAAAGCCCATTTTATTACATAGACTACACCTTAGCACAGGTTTGTGCATTACAGTTTTGGAAACGATACAATGAAAATCCAGAAAAGGCAATGGAAGATTACACACGCTTGTGCAAAGCGGGAGGAAGTCAGTCCTTTTTGAACCTGGTAAAACTGGCCAAATTGCGTTCTCCATTTGAAGAAACTACTTTGGTGGAGGTGATGGCAGAAGCAGAGGCTTGGTTGGAGAAGGTAGATGATACTTTGTTGTAAGTAGAAGATGATTCCGATGATGGGTTAGAGTCTTTGTTTTTCATTAAATTGGTGCCAATCCAACCGCCAATTAATAGCAATAATAAACTACCTCCTACAAGTGCCCACAAAGTCCAATTGATGTCTTGAATAGGATGCTCAATGTTTTGCGGATTGCCCAACAAAATTTGGTTGCTCCAGAAGTAAGGATGTGCTTTGTCTGTTTGTTTTTCGATGAAAGTTCGTTTTGCAGTAGCCAAAGCTTCAGCTTTATCCATTCCTTGCTGCAAATTTTGATAGAAATAGTTCATCAAAATAGAATTGGTGTTTGGGTCATTTTCCCACATACTCGTCAGCGTGCTAAGGCAACCGGCATAACTCAATGCTTGCTGCAAAGTTGTCAGTCCTTCACCTTCACCCTGCCCATTTGAATTTCTGATAAGTCCACTCAAAACCATTAAATCAAAGTTCAGATTGGTGCTATAAAAGTCATTTAGCCTTAAATAACTGTAATCTTCAGAAGCATTTTCTGATGAAAAAAGAAGAGTTGATTCTAAAGGTGACTCATCGTTCAAATATCCAAGCAAAGCAAGGTGTGCAACTTGATAATCTCCTGCTATTTGCAGGAAATGTTCTTTTGTGGCTTCTGAATTGCTAAAAATATCGTGACGCTCAAAAATAGAAAGAGGACTTAAGAAGACTGCAGTATTTGTCCAATCGTGGTCTAATTTTTCGGCCAATTGAGCAATGTTCAAATCGTTGTTTTGTTGCATTGCAGATGTATTATAATCTCGGTTCATCCCTAAAAAAGCATCATTATTTGGACTGTTTTTTAGCATATCCTGCAAAAAGTCTGCTGCACTGTAAGTATAACTCAGCGTATGGGTTTTGACCAAAAACTGCAATTCATTGAAGGGGGTTTTTCTATCATCCACATTTGTCAGTAGTGCTTCAAAAGGAATATTGTGTAAAATCCCATCTCGCATAATGACGATATTTTTTGTCTTATCTGCAATAGGTATCAATGCTCTACTGAGTACCGATCTGAAAACAGTATAAGCGTGAGTAGCATACTGTTGGTAAGACTCATTTGGATCCTCTGTCAATAATTTGTAATCAGATAATACGGTTGCTAAATGTTGAATATCGTTTTTTAGAGAAGCTTCCAGCAAAAATTCTTTTACAAAACTGGTATCCTTGGTGACGGTGTAGCTATATGCCAAACTATCTCCTAAAATATAGCCTATCAAAGCCGTTTGTGGAAGAAAGTCTTGAAGATATGACTGCAATTGATCAATGTCAATACTTGCCATTTCATATTTCATTTTGAAGTAGGCAGGATGTTGGTTGCGGTATTCATTGAGTAGATTATCGTAGTTTTGTTGTAGTATAGCCACCTGTTTTTGAAGGTGTTTGACTGCATAATTGTTGATAAGTTCCCCTTTCTGGTATTCTTCCAAAAGTAAATGAGTATAAAAATCTAAATCAATTTTTAATTGTTTTTCTTGTTGAAGACTCACTTCATTGATACCTCGAAATGCCTTGATTTTACCCGATTTTAAAACTTGAAGTTGTTGGTATTTTTTGTACTGCTCCGAAAATTGGAATCCTTCATTGATGTATTTATTGCGGTTGGCAGTATTAGAAATTTTAGAAAGTTGGTACGCCGTTTTTGTCCCGTTTTCAAAAATTCTTTTTGTTAAAGATGGCGTAATAGGCTTGCGATTGTCAATTCTATATTGCAATGCTGTTTTTAGCAACAATTCGGTGGCAAGTTGATAAGTATAAAGAGATGCTTCTAAATGATTAACATTGTTCGTTTCATTGTACAAAGCTCTAAGAATAATAGCTTTATATTCTACTGCATCCAAAAGAAACTCATGGGATAAAACTTGTTCTATAGGCGGATTTTCAAAGATGTCATCTTTGTCAAACTTGTAAACCAATGCTTGTATTGCCTTTTGAATATAAGGCAATATAGACATGGGATTGTATTTCTGTTCCTCATATGTTTTGGCAATGCGTAAGTAAGTTTCTGCAATTTCGGCTCCGCCTTCAATGGTTGCGGTTAGTCTATTATCGAGTGCTTTCTTATAAAAGTCAATAGCTTCTTTATAGTCTGCTTGCTCAAAATGAATGTCTCCTTTGAGTTGGTAGTTGACCCCAAAGTCGGGATGGTTTTCTTCAAAGGTATTGGATAAAATGATGAGTGCATTGTCGGAAGCAGACAGAGCTTTGTCGAATAGCCCTAATTTTTGATAGCTAAGTGCTAAGTCAGTGTAAGTAGTCGCTATCTTAGGATGTGAAGGAAAATATATTTCTTGTTTGATAGCTAAAGATTGTTGGTAGTTGTCTGAGGCCGCAGGGTAATTTTCTAAGCGTAAGTATAATAAACCTAAGTTGTTGTAGGTTTCAGCAAGGTCTGATTTATTTGCCTCTATTTTTTGGATATCAAAAGCTAAATTGTTGAAATCTAAAGATTTTTGATAATTGCCCATTTGATAATAAACATTACCAATATGCAAATAAGTTCTTACTAGTGTATTATTTTTTGTTCCCCACAATTCTTTTTGTATTGACAATGCCTTGGTATGTAAAGAGAGAGCTGCATCGTAATTGCCTTTGACAGTTTGTACGGCACCCAAGTTATTGCAGGTAGTAGCCAATGTTGAATTAAGTTCAGGTAAATGTTTTTCAGCAATAGCATAGGCATTGTTGAAAAGATTGTATGCTTCTTCAAATTTTTTAATGCGGTATAATTCAAATCCTATTTGGTTATATGCCTCAGCACATCGCTTCCATGAATTTACATTCGTGTATATAGCAGCAGCATCTTCAATGTATTGAAGTGCGCTATCAACCCTACCTATTTTTATCAAAGATTCAGCTACACCTACATATTGATGGGCATAGGCTGTGTCTATGGGTAACTTGGTTTGGCTTAGTCTATCTTGTGCATTAGCAGAGATGGTGCTAATGCAAACAGCATAGATTACCAATAAAAATGTAATGAGATGTTTGCCAGTATGGTGCATCTACTTAAGTTATTTTCATCTCCTTTTGTGGGCCTTTCATAATTAAGGAGTGTTTAAGTATAAATACCTTCGTGTGCATAAAAAGTCACAATAAAGTAAAATAATGATAATGGCTATTTTACAACCAAGGTTGCCTATTATTGAAATAGTTTTAAGTAACCAAAGAACAACTTTTATTTTCATTTCATAAAAATATTGTTGTATATAAAGGTTGATTTTCAGTAAATAAAAAATTTGTTAAATTAAAAAGCAATTAGTAAAATAACCTGTAATAGCATAGCAAAAATCACTCCATAAATAAAGAATATAGCATGATAAATAAAGAATATAGCATGATAATCAATATAACTTAACCACCTACTCTGGATATCAAAGCATCTATCTGGCTATCCCAAAGTTGTTTTTGATCTTCAACATCGTCATCATCTGCAAAGTCAGTTACCAACAAAACGGTATCACCAGTTATTTCAGCTTGTGTAATTCTAAATTCTAAAAATTCACCTTCCTCATTTTCTTCCATTTGAAATCGGATAAAAGTATTCTCTTCTTTATCCAAAACCTCTGCTTCTTCTCTTTGGCCATTCCAATAAAAACTGTAAGTATTCTCATGGCTATCTACATGTTCTGCAAACCATTGAGCCAAGCCCGAAGGGGTGGATAAAAAGTTGTAAAGGATACTTGGTGTAGAACGAACCTTAAATTCCAAAGAAATTTTAACTCTACTCATTTGTTTATAATTTTTTTCATTTATTAATGGTGCAATGATAATCAAAAAATAATTTTTTAAAAAACCAAAAATAATTACTAATTTTGTCGCTGTTTTTAAACTCCACTGGCTAAATTATTGTTTATTTTTAATAATTTATCATCCCGCCAAGACGAGAACAGAAAATTTTCCATGAGGCAATTAAAAATTACTAAATCCATAACGAATCGGGAAAGCCAATCTCTTGAAAAATATCTTCAAGAAATTGGTAAGGTCGATCTTTTGACTCCCGAAGAGGAAGTGACATTGGCTAAACAGATCAAACAAGGCAATCAAGAAGCTTTGGAGAAATTAACCAAAGCGAACTTGAGGTTCGTGGTATCTGTAGCCAAACAGTATCAAAATCAAGGCTTATCCTTAAGCGACTTGATCAATGAGGGAAACCTTGGATTGATTAAGGCTGCACAGCGTTTTGATGAAACAAGAGGTTTTAAATTCATCTCCTATGCAGTGTGGTGGATTCGTCAGTCTATATTGCAGGCCTTGGCAGAGCAGTCCCGTATTGTGCGACTTCCTCTCAACAAGGTAGGCTCGTTGAATAAAATCAATAAAGCCTTTTCTGCATTAGAGCAAGAATTCGAAAGAGAACCATCTTCTGATGAATTGGCTGAAGTGCTCGAAATCGCTACGGAAGAAGTAGAGACTACTTTGGGAGTTGCAGCTCGACATGTATCAGTTGATGCTCCTTTTGTAGAAGGAGAAGATAATTCTTTGCTTGATGTGTTGGAGAATGGAGGTACACCCCAAACAGACCAAGATTTGGAGTACAGAGATTCCCTTCGTCAAGAAATAGAACGCTCTCTTTCTACGCTTACCGAACGCCAAAAAGATGTGATTAAACTGTATTTTGGTATTGGTGTAGAGCATAGTATGTCCTTAGAAGACATTGGGGCAAGGTTTGGACTGACGCGGGAACGTGTGCGACAAATCAAAGATAAAGCAATCAATAAGCTGAGAAGTGCTTCTCGTAGCAAATTGTTGAAGGCTTACTTAGGTGGCTAAATGAACGAATTACCAGAAATGATAAGTATTTAACAATAAATCCCCCTTGCCAATTGAAGCAGTAGTCTAAGGCTATAAAATTGGCAAGGGGTACTTGTTTTTAGTAGAAAGTAGCTATTTTATTCGATAATATCATCATTATTTTAAGTTTATGTTTGAAAGTTTACAGGAACGGTTAGACAAAACCATACAGGGTATAAAAGGACAGAGCAGGCTTACAGAGTTGAACATTGCTACTGCTTTGAAAGAGATTCGACGAGCAATGGTCAATGCGGATGTAAACTACAAAATTGCCAAAGAATTCACGGCAAAGGTAAAGGAAGAAGCACTTGGGCAGAACGTAATTACGGCTGTAAAACCGGGTGAACTTCTGGTTAAAATCATGTATGATGAATTGACCGCATTGATGGGAGGGCAGGCTATTGAGCTGGATTTGAGTAAAAAACCCAACATCATTCTCATTGCAGGTCTTCAAGGTTCTGGTAAAACTACTTTCACGGCTAAACTTGCCAATTTTTTAAGAAAACGCAATTCCTTACGTCCTTTGCTCATTGCAGGTGACGTATATCGTCCTGCGGCAATCAAGCAGTTGCAGATTCTTGCAGAGAGCATCAAGATTCCTGTTTATACCGAAGAAGGCAGTAAAAATCCTGTAGAGATTGCCCAAAACGGGATTGAATATGCCAAAACGCATGGACACAATCTCGTAATCATTGATACAGCAGGTCGTTTGGCGGTTGATGAACAAATGATGGATGAAATCAGTGCCATCAAAAAAGTCACAAATCCCAACGAGATTTTGTTTGTTGTCGACTCAATGACTGGGCAAGATGCGGTCAATACCGCAAAAGCCTTCAATGATAGATTGGACTTCAATGGTGTGGTACTCACCAAATTAGACGGTGACACAAGAGGTGGTGCGGCATTGTCTATCAAATATGTGGTAGAAAAACCTATCAAATTTACCAGTTATGGTGAAAAAATAGAGACCATCGATGTTTTTCACCCCGATAGGATGGCAGAACGTATCCTCGGCATGGGGGATGTGCGAACATTGGTAGAAAAAGCACAGGCAGAATTTGACGTAAAAGAGGCTGAAAAACTACAAAAGAAAATCCGCAAAAATCAGTTTGATTTCAATGACTTCAAATCTCAATTGAAGCAAATCAAACGAATGGGTAGTGTCAAAGATCTACTTGCAATGATTCCTGGTATGGGAAAAGCGCTTAAAGATGTGGATATTGATGACAATTCCTTCAAAAAAATTGAAGCAATTATTGATTCTATGACTCCTGCAGAGCGTGCCAATCCCAATTTGATGGATGCAAGCCGCCGAAAAAGACTTGCCGCAGGTAGTGGAAATACGTTGCAAGATGTGAATCAATTTATGAAGCAGTTCAATGAAATGCGTAAGATGCTAAAAACCATGTCTAAGTTATCTTCAGCTGGACGTGCGTTCAAAGGATTGCCCAACCAAAAGGGGTGAGTTCAAAAAAACTACAATACTTTCTTTACCTACTTTCCATTGCGGGCTTCATCTGCCTGCAATGGTATGCCAAAGACGCAAGCAATGAATCCTTAAAATGGATGTTGAAGCCTGTGAGTATAGGCGTTTCGATGTTCACAGATTTATCGTTTTCCTTCAATACAGAATTAGGGTATATCGCTGAAAACCATGTTTTCACTATTGAAAAAAGTTGTGCTGGCATCAATTTTTTCAGCATTGCTTTCCTCATAGTTGTTTTTTCCTTTCTGAACCACTTCCCCCAACCCGTGTATAAATTGTTGGCCTTTGGCAACTTTCTAATCTTGACATTCGTTATAACGATAATTGTGAATGTATGCCGTATAGTCATTGCCGTTCAACTACTAACATTGGGTGAGAAATGGTCTATTTTGGCTTCTGATAAAATGCATACCATTCAAGGCACAATTTTTTACTGCACCTTTCTATTGCTGTATTACTTAGGTATCCATTATTTTTTGAAGTTTCAAAAAAATAAAATTTCCCATTCATCGGATAACGCATGATTCAGAAATAGAGGCTCTGTTTTCATCTTGATTTTCAACAATTCACAGATATGAAACGTTTCCTAAAACCGCATTGGATTTTTTGGCTCATTACCCTTCCGCAACTTTTACTCATCACGCTGTATTTTTTTTCCTATCAAATTATAGGCAGCCTTTTGTCGGCTGAAAATCTGCAATATTGGTATCTTTTTGGTGGAATGTTGCTGACTGCATGTAGCCTAAATACGGTTTATGCACTCATACAAATGAAACGCAATCAATCAGTTCACGCTTTGTTTGGCTTGTTTCTGTTGGTGATGTATATTCCATATCTCTACTTTTTTGGGTGGTGTTCGGAAGACATTATTCCCAGAAGTGTGCCGAGATGGATGATGTTTGGTGACGACTTATTGCTCTATGTATTTACTTTTCTAATACCTGCTTTAGCTTATGGAGTGTTTTTGATTGTCTTAGGTATAACACCTGATAAAAAAGCAGTTCGACCGTGGACTGATTTTTTGATGGCAGTAGCGATACCTGCAATTTGGTATTTAATCTTCAATGTGCTGAGTTTTTTGAGGCATCATGGCCCTTCTCGCCAAATCTTTGAGCATTTGTTGGCGGTGATGTTGATTAGTGGAACGGTTGTATTTTTTGTTTTTTTGATACGAGGAGTCTATATCGTATTTTTGAAAAACTCAATTGTCAATTCCTCTATTCGCTTGTTTTTGAAGGTATTGATAGTCATTATTTTCCCGTTAATGGGTTTGGCATTGAACAATGGCCTTTGGGGGACTCAGATGTATGTTCAGTTTATCTTTGGTGATTTTAGTCATCCTATGTTTTATATTCTTGCTTTGGTAAACGGTATCTTGTTGTGTCTGCCCAAGCCACAAAGTCTTAGGAATCAATTATTCTTGTTTACGGCACGCTCTATCACTTTCAGCTATATCGTTTATTTCTTTTTGGTTTTCTTGCCCTATTTGCCGTTATCCATTCCTGCAATCATTGTAGTCGGAGCAGGTTTTTTGATGCTGACACCTTTATTGGTTTTCATCGTACAAGCCCAAACATTAACGATTGATTATCAATTTCTGCAAAAATATTTTAATACTAAGTTGCTTGCCGCACTTTTTGTACTATCGGTATTGAGTTTGCCGATGCTATTGATAGCCTCTTATCACGATGATCGACAAGAATTACACAAAGCATTGGACTATGTATATGCGCCTGATTTTGAAGAAAAAACTGAAATTGATGGAAATATCATTGCCAAAATGATTCTCCATGTTCGGGAAAATAAAGAAAACAATCGTTTTTGGGGACAATCCCACCAGCCCTATTTGACCAATTTTTACCAATGGTTTGTATTGGACAATCAAACCCTTTCTGACCGAAAACTCAACCTTTTGGAAGGTATTTTTACGGGTGAAGAAACGGCCGTTGCTTCTTCCTTCAATGATTACCAATTGGAGGAGAGGAATGTAGGAGTATCAATTGATAGTTTGCATACCACTTCAACTTACCACGAAGAAGAAGACTATTGGACTAGTTGGGTACATTTTGACATCACCAATTGCAGCAATCGACAAGACGAATTTCGGACTTCTTTTGAATTACCGATAGGGGCTTGGGTCAGTGACTATTACCTTGTAGTGGAGAATGAAAAAAAGTATGGCATTTTAGCAGAAAAAAAAGCGGCGATGTGGGTGTATCAGCAAATTGTGAATACCCGTCGTGATCCAGGTATTTTGTATTATTTAAAGGGCAATGAACTGGCATTTAGGGTTTTCCCAATGAATATAGGCGAAACAAGACATACTGGTTTTGAATTGATACACAAAGAACCCATTGTCTTGAACATTGAAGAAAAGACATTGACTTTGGGGTATTCTGCAATGCAAAATACTTTGAAATCAAAAGTAAAATTGTTTGACGACCAAATTATTTATCTACCTGCTGCTGTAAAAGCGGATTTACCCAAAGTGACACGCCGTCCAGTATATCATTTTTTATTAGATTGTTCGGTGGGTAAAGCGGAAAATGTGAGTACATATAGTGAAACAATTCACCAATTTTTGAAGAAAAACGACATCCCTTTTTCAGATGTGCGTCTTTTGCCGACCAATTACCAAACGCAAATATTTGACTATGAACCCAACTGGGAGCAAAAACTAAAAAATGTTGATTTTGAAGGTGGTTTTTTTGTAGAACGGGCTATGCAGTCTGTTTTATGGCGACACCATCAAACCCCAAGCGATACTTATCCGGTTTTTGTACTGGTCACGCCCAATATGAACAAAGCCATTTTTACGGGTAAATTAACTGATTTTCAATTCATGCTTCCTGAATACAGTCGTTTTGTTTGTCTGCAATTTTCTGAAAATGAAGAAATTGAAGTGAGTGGACATTATTTGTGGGGAAATCCACATTTACCCATCGGCGACTTCAATGAGTCGCAAATTTCGGAAGTGACGGTATTGGCTTATCCAGATGCAGAAAACCCAGTGTCATACATTGCAGACAATCAAGAAGCAAGTATTGTAGTGAAAAAAGATGTGGCTAATGTTTTGATTACAAGAGAATTGGATAGAAAAAATTGGGACAATGCTTTGGCTTTGCAGGCACTTCATCAAGATTACATACTGCATACCGAGAATCAAGATGCAAAGTGGTTGTCTTTGGTACAGCAAAGTTTTCGTACACATATTATGTCACCTTTTACCTCGTTTATGGTAGTAGAAAACGAAGCACAGGAGGCTGCTTTGATGGAGAAACAACGCCAAGTGCTGAATGCCAAAGCCTCTTTGGATACAATTGAAGAAGATATGAAGCCGATGTCGGAACCTGTTTGGTGGGTTTTGTTACTCTTTGCAGGCTTGTTGGTCAGTATAAGGCGTTTAAACTTTGGACGAGAGAGAAAAGAAGCAAAAAGCAAGAATTTAATTTAATGATAACCAATTACTTGTGCTTTATCTATTTCTGAATTAAGGTTGTGATTATCAATTCTTTACATCTCACTTCTTACTTCCTTCGTCCAAAGTCCAAAAGGCGATTGTATCAATGAAAATTAAAATCGAAATTAAATGAAAAATCTACCTATATGTTTAACGCTGCTACTCCTTTTTTCTTTTTTTTGTTTTTCTTTTACCCTTCGCAAGGTAGAGGTATTTAGCCCCACAGTTCCACTAAAGGCTGTATTGTATGTTCAAAAGTATCAGTTGGTTGCAGTGGAAGAAATGCACCGAATGGGGATTCCTGCAAGTATCAAACTGGCGCAAGGAATGTTGGAATCGAACTATGGCGAAAGTAAATTGGCGCAAAAAGCCTATAATCATTTTGGACTGAAATGTAAGGAGGATTGGACAGGCGCAAGCATGGAATACACAGATGATGAAACAAATGAATGTTTCCGTGCGTATTACAGTGATTTTGAATCTTTTCACGACCATTCCAATTTTTTGCGTTAC
This window of the Chitinophagales bacterium genome carries:
- a CDS encoding M3 family oligoendopeptidase → MKFSNFVYKRPDYPTVATKFDQLISQFNTATAVAEQNEVIEKINVLRSDYQTMFSIASTRHNIDTTDDTYTVEQSYVDKERPAFSGLTNRFYKALVNSKYRQELEKTWGKQLFVIADLSLKSFDDSIIGYLQKENQLVSRYIKLLASAEIPFEGEVRNLSGFGKFFNSKDRAMRIKVREAYYGFFTEHQHTLDDIFDQLVHLRHEMAQALGFKNFVEMAYARMKRSDYTAEDVAHYRKMMEKHVVPLATKLRKRQQNRLGLEDFYHFDESLEFNSGNPTPKGDAEWIVANAEKMYEELSPETNEFFQFMKSNELMDLVNRKGKAGGGYCTVFKKYKSPFIFSNFNGTSGDIKVLTHEAGHAFQAYSSIDLITPEYNFPTMEAAEIHSMSMELLTWDWMHYFFEEDTDKFKFSHLSRSITFLPYGVAVDEFQHFVYENPNISPEERNKEWRRIEQKYMPHRVYNGIGYLESGRFWQQQRHIYKSPFYYIDYTLAQVCALQFWKRYNENPEKAMEDYTRLCKAGGSQSFLNLVKLAKLRSPFEETTLVEVMAEAEAWLEKVDDTLL
- a CDS encoding START-like domain-containing protein, whose translation is MSRVKISLEFKVRSTPSILYNFLSTPSGLAQWFAEHVDSHENTYSFYWNGQREEAEVLDKEENTFIRFQMEENEEGEFLEFRITQAEITGDTVLLVTDFADDDDVEDQKQLWDSQIDALISRVGG
- a CDS encoding RNA polymerase sigma factor RpoD/SigA, with protein sequence MRQLKITKSITNRESQSLEKYLQEIGKVDLLTPEEEVTLAKQIKQGNQEALEKLTKANLRFVVSVAKQYQNQGLSLSDLINEGNLGLIKAAQRFDETRGFKFISYAVWWIRQSILQALAEQSRIVRLPLNKVGSLNKINKAFSALEQEFEREPSSDELAEVLEIATEEVETTLGVAARHVSVDAPFVEGEDNSLLDVLENGGTPQTDQDLEYRDSLRQEIERSLSTLTERQKDVIKLYFGIGVEHSMSLEDIGARFGLTRERVRQIKDKAINKLRSASRSKLLKAYLGG
- the ffh gene encoding signal recognition particle protein, encoding MFESLQERLDKTIQGIKGQSRLTELNIATALKEIRRAMVNADVNYKIAKEFTAKVKEEALGQNVITAVKPGELLVKIMYDELTALMGGQAIELDLSKKPNIILIAGLQGSGKTTFTAKLANFLRKRNSLRPLLIAGDVYRPAAIKQLQILAESIKIPVYTEEGSKNPVEIAQNGIEYAKTHGHNLVIIDTAGRLAVDEQMMDEISAIKKVTNPNEILFVVDSMTGQDAVNTAKAFNDRLDFNGVVLTKLDGDTRGGAALSIKYVVEKPIKFTSYGEKIETIDVFHPDRMAERILGMGDVRTLVEKAQAEFDVKEAEKLQKKIRKNQFDFNDFKSQLKQIKRMGSVKDLLAMIPGMGKALKDVDIDDNSFKKIEAIIDSMTPAERANPNLMDASRRKRLAAGSGNTLQDVNQFMKQFNEMRKMLKTMSKLSSAGRAFKGLPNQKG
- the xrtK gene encoding exosortase K, with protein sequence MSSKKLQYFLYLLSIAGFICLQWYAKDASNESLKWMLKPVSIGVSMFTDLSFSFNTELGYIAENHVFTIEKSCAGINFFSIAFLIVVFSFLNHFPQPVYKLLAFGNFLILTFVITIIVNVCRIVIAVQLLTLGEKWSILASDKMHTIQGTIFYCTFLLLYYLGIHYFLKFQKNKISHSSDNA
- a CDS encoding MSEP-CTERM sorting domain-containing protein produces the protein MKRFLKPHWIFWLITLPQLLLITLYFFSYQIIGSLLSAENLQYWYLFGGMLLTACSLNTVYALIQMKRNQSVHALFGLFLLVMYIPYLYFFGWCSEDIIPRSVPRWMMFGDDLLLYVFTFLIPALAYGVFLIVLGITPDKKAVRPWTDFLMAVAIPAIWYLIFNVLSFLRHHGPSRQIFEHLLAVMLISGTVVFFVFLIRGVYIVFLKNSIVNSSIRLFLKVLIVIIFPLMGLALNNGLWGTQMYVQFIFGDFSHPMFYILALVNGILLCLPKPQSLRNQLFLFTARSITFSYIVYFFLVFLPYLPLSIPAIIVVGAGFLMLTPLLVFIVQAQTLTIDYQFLQKYFNTKLLAALFVLSVLSLPMLLIASYHDDRQELHKALDYVYAPDFEEKTEIDGNIIAKMILHVRENKENNRFWGQSHQPYLTNFYQWFVLDNQTLSDRKLNLLEGIFTGEETAVASSFNDYQLEERNVGVSIDSLHTTSTYHEEEDYWTSWVHFDITNCSNRQDEFRTSFELPIGAWVSDYYLVVENEKKYGILAEKKAAMWVYQQIVNTRRDPGILYYLKGNELAFRVFPMNIGETRHTGFELIHKEPIVLNIEEKTLTLGYSAMQNTLKSKVKLFDDQIIYLPAAVKADLPKVTRRPVYHFLLDCSVGKAENVSTYSETIHQFLKKNDIPFSDVRLLPTNYQTQIFDYEPNWEQKLKNVDFEGGFFVERAMQSVLWRHHQTPSDTYPVFVLVTPNMNKAIFTGKLTDFQFMLPEYSRFVCLQFSENEEIEVSGHYLWGNPHLPIGDFNESQISEVTVLAYPDAENPVSYIADNQEASIVVKKDVANVLITRELDRKNWDNALALQALHQDYILHTENQDAKWLSLVQQSFRTHIMSPFTSFMVVENEAQEAALMEKQRQVLNAKASLDTIEEDMKPMSEPVWWVLLLFAGLLVSIRRLNFGRERKEAKSKNLI
- a CDS encoding glucosaminidase domain-containing protein encodes the protein MKNLPICLTLLLLFSFFCFSFTLRKVEVFSPTVPLKAVLYVQKYQLVAVEEMHRMGIPASIKLAQGMLESNYGESKLAQKAYNHFGLKCKEDWTGASMEYTDDETNECFRAYYSDFESFHDHSNFLRYHYRAFYDDLFDSKSKDYAVWAKGLEKGGYANNPNYANSLINIVERYELQRLDKLTVNEAINYNHVFPLKIERDSLLLFDWLKGSSSETISQE